From the genome of Devriesea agamarum, one region includes:
- a CDS encoding thiamine pyrophosphate-dependent dehydrogenase E1 component subunit alpha, producing the protein MSVFQTSIPADPGNEPMIQLLAPDGTRTPHPDLDPLIADVTPDTLRGFYRDMVMIRAADLQATSLQRQGQLGLWASALGQEGAQIGMGHGARPHDYLVPTYREHGVAWARGIEPMTLLELYRGVSHCGWDPAEINTHPYMIVLGSQAPQAVGYAMGLQRDGLVGTGDPDRDTAVLAFFGDGASSEGEVSEAFTWAASFQAPIVFGCQNNHWAISVPTSTQTRVPLAQRSRGWGIPSVRIDGNDVLVALATTRYALDRARSGGGPAFIEALTYRMAAHTTSDDPTRYRSREEEQQWEGLDPILRLRKHLKGLGEIDDAFIQQTDSDAHDLAMRLHAHIHAMPDPDPMSMFDYAYAEPHPLVAEEREAYRAYLAFFEDESDPATAEGNR; encoded by the coding sequence GTGAGTGTGTTCCAAACGTCGATCCCTGCCGATCCGGGCAACGAGCCCATGATCCAACTCCTCGCACCGGACGGCACCAGAACCCCCCATCCTGATCTCGATCCGTTGATCGCAGATGTCACCCCAGACACGTTGCGCGGTTTTTACCGCGACATGGTGATGATCCGCGCCGCAGATCTCCAGGCGACCTCCTTGCAGCGACAGGGCCAACTCGGTCTGTGGGCCAGTGCGCTCGGACAAGAAGGCGCCCAGATCGGCATGGGGCACGGTGCCCGCCCGCACGACTACCTTGTCCCCACCTACCGTGAACACGGGGTGGCATGGGCGCGCGGCATCGAACCCATGACCCTGCTGGAGCTGTACCGCGGTGTATCCCACTGCGGATGGGACCCCGCAGAGATCAACACCCACCCGTACATGATCGTGCTCGGCTCCCAAGCGCCCCAGGCCGTCGGCTACGCGATGGGACTCCAACGCGATGGCCTGGTCGGTACGGGCGATCCTGACCGGGACACGGCAGTGCTCGCGTTCTTCGGCGACGGGGCATCCAGCGAGGGCGAAGTCTCCGAAGCCTTCACCTGGGCTGCCTCCTTCCAGGCTCCTATCGTGTTCGGCTGCCAGAACAACCACTGGGCCATCTCCGTGCCCACTAGCACCCAAACCCGGGTTCCGCTCGCGCAGCGGTCACGAGGCTGGGGAATTCCCAGCGTCAGAATTGACGGCAACGACGTGCTCGTGGCCCTGGCCACCACGCGCTACGCACTGGATCGAGCGCGATCCGGTGGCGGCCCTGCATTCATCGAGGCGCTGACCTACCGGATGGCAGCGCACACCACCAGCGATGATCCGACCCGGTATCGTTCCCGCGAAGAGGAACAGCAGTGGGAGGGCCTTGACCCGATTCTCAGGCTGCGTAAACACCTCAAAGGCCTGGGCGAAATTGACGATGCGTTTATCCAGCAGACCGATTCCGATGCCCATGACCTCGCCATGCGCCTGCACGCGCATATCCATGCGATGCCCGATCCCGACCCGATGAGCATGTTCGATTACGCCTACGCCGAACCGCACCCGCTGGTTGCTGAGGAACGCGAGGCATACCGCGCCTACCTCGCCTTCTTCGAGGACGAATCTGACCCGGCGACCGCGGAGGGGAACCGATGA
- the hisC gene encoding histidinol-phosphate transaminase — translation MEPQSLSSPVSSALAEQEPSRREPTVEEHIRTRSCLDILPSYVPGKPAADDGKVRFKLSSNESPFPPLPAVREALLASIDGLNRYPDMTALPLRTVLAQRVGVDPSQVVVSTGSVAACADLVRALVDPGDEVIYAWRSFEAYPIIVGTHGGHSVQVPLTEDLSHDLEAMAAAVTSRTKLIILCTPNNPTGLALTAHQIEDFLAAVPDHVVVAIDEAYREFVNPEQRLDALDIFHRHSNVVLLRTFSKAHGIAGLRIGYAIAHPQLATALAKVTLPFGANALAQAGALACLDEDSEYLLEERAATLREERQRIEDELRAQGWNIPRSQGNFIYLPLAHSSAEFAAFADEQGLVVRAYGTDGVRITVAEPEANDRIIEACGLWLKTSR, via the coding sequence ATGGAGCCCCAATCATTATCGTCCCCCGTCTCTTCTGCCCTCGCTGAGCAGGAACCATCTCGCAGAGAACCCACCGTCGAGGAACATATTCGTACCCGCTCGTGTCTGGATATTCTTCCGAGCTATGTTCCCGGTAAGCCAGCAGCGGATGACGGGAAGGTCCGCTTCAAACTGTCCTCTAACGAATCGCCTTTCCCACCGCTGCCCGCCGTGCGTGAAGCACTGCTGGCCAGTATCGATGGGTTGAATCGATACCCGGATATGACGGCGCTGCCACTGCGCACCGTCTTGGCGCAGCGGGTCGGGGTTGACCCATCTCAGGTAGTCGTCTCCACCGGGTCGGTGGCCGCATGCGCAGACTTGGTGCGGGCACTGGTAGATCCAGGTGACGAGGTCATCTACGCGTGGCGGTCCTTTGAGGCTTACCCGATCATTGTCGGAACCCATGGGGGCCACAGCGTGCAGGTACCGCTGACCGAGGACCTCTCCCATGATCTAGAGGCAATGGCCGCGGCCGTCACCTCGCGCACAAAACTGATCATCCTGTGCACCCCGAACAACCCGACCGGTCTGGCTCTAACCGCCCACCAGATCGAAGATTTCCTGGCTGCGGTTCCGGATCACGTCGTGGTGGCCATCGATGAGGCCTACCGGGAATTTGTGAATCCTGAGCAGCGCCTAGACGCACTCGATATTTTTCATCGCCACAGCAATGTCGTGCTGCTGCGCACCTTCTCCAAGGCGCACGGCATTGCGGGACTGCGCATTGGGTACGCAATTGCGCATCCCCAGTTGGCGACCGCGCTGGCGAAGGTGACCCTGCCGTTTGGTGCGAACGCGCTCGCCCAGGCGGGAGCGTTGGCGTGCCTGGACGAGGACAGCGAATACCTGCTGGAAGAACGGGCGGCCACCCTGCGGGAGGAACGCCAGCGAATCGAAGACGAACTGCGGGCCCAGGGCTGGAACATTCCGCGGTCACAGGGGAACTTCATCTACCTGCCGTTAGCCCACAGCAGCGCCGAGTTTGCGGCGTTTGCCGACGAACAGGGCCTTGTGGTGCGCGCCTATGGGACCGACGGTGTGCGTATCACCGTGGCTGAGCCCGAGGCGAATGATCGGATCATCGAGGCGTGCGGGCTCTGGCTGAAAACCTCACGGTGA
- a CDS encoding phage holin family protein: MKFVGRIIISAIALFLSSLILPGMHLAAEGSTTSRIVTVVLVALVFAIVNTVIKPVLSFLSLPLTCLTLGLFTLVINAIMLLLTAWLSQLFGLAFHIDSFWWAVLAGVLVGLLVSIFEGLVGLHESREGR, translated from the coding sequence ATGAAATTCGTCGGCCGCATCATCATCAGCGCCATTGCATTGTTCCTCAGCTCGCTCATCCTGCCAGGCATGCACCTTGCCGCGGAGGGGTCGACCACCTCCCGCATCGTCACCGTGGTGCTGGTGGCATTGGTGTTCGCCATTGTGAACACTGTCATCAAACCCGTTCTGAGCTTTTTGTCGTTGCCGCTGACCTGTCTCACGCTCGGCCTTTTCACCCTGGTGATTAACGCCATCATGCTGCTGCTGACCGCCTGGCTGAGCCAGCTGTTCGGTCTCGCCTTCCACATTGATTCCTTCTGGTGGGCGGTACTCGCCGGCGTTTTGGTGGGTCTGCTGGTGTCGATTTTCGAGGGCTTGGTGGGTCTGCATGAATCCAGGGAAGGCCGCTAG